One Microcebus murinus isolate Inina chromosome 10, M.murinus_Inina_mat1.0, whole genome shotgun sequence DNA segment encodes these proteins:
- the KRT82 gene encoding keratin, type II cuticular Hb2, which yields MSCRSFQPSSRCGSRSFSSYSAVMPRMVTQYAVSKGPCRPVGSGGLRAVGCLGSRSLCNVGFGRPRVASRCGLPSFGYRVGATCGPSACITPVSINESLLVPLQLEIDPTVQRVKRDEKEQIKCLNNRFASFINKVRFLEQKNKLLETKWNFMQQQRCCQSNMEPIFESYICALRRQLDCVSGEHVRLESELCSLQNVLEGYKKKYEEELSLRPCVENDFVALKKEVDTAFLMKADLETNAEALVQEIDFLKGLYEEEICLLQSQISETSVIVKMDNSRELDVDSIIAEIKAQYDDIATRSKAEAEAWYQCRYEELRLTAGNHCDNLRNRKNEILEMNKLIQRLQQEIETVKAQRCKLEGTIAEAEQQGEAALNDAKCKLAGLEEALQKAKQDMACLLKEYQEVMNSKLGLDIEIATYRRLLEGEEHRLCEGIGPVNISVSSSKGAVLYEPCGVSTPMLRTEYCPGAASVLRSSGGCSVVGTSELYVPCDPQGLLGCGGGRSSSAKLGAGSSPCSHKC from the exons aTGTCGTGCCGCTCCTTCCAGCCAAGCTCCAGATGTGGCAGTCGGAGTTTCAGCTCCTACTCGGCCGTCATGCCCCGGATGGTCACCCAGTATGCAGTGAGCAAGGGGCCGTGCCGGCCAGTGGGGTCCGGGGGCCTCCGGGCCGTGGGCTGCCTTGGCTCACGGAGCCTGTGCAACGTGGGCTTTGGGAGGCCCCGGGTCGCCTCCAGGTGTGGCCTGCCCAGCTTCGGGTACCGAGTGGGGGCCACCTGTGGGCCTTCTGCCTGCATCACGCCTGTCTCCATCAATGAGAGCCTGCTGGTCCCACTGCAGCTGGAGATCGACCCCACCGTGCAGAGGGTGAAGAGGGACGAGAAGGAGCAGATCAAGTGCCTCAACAACCGCTTCGCATCCTTCATCAACAAG GTGCGGTTCCTGGAACAGAAGAACAAGCTGCTGGAAACCAAATGGAACTTCATGCAGCAGCAGAGGTGCTGCCAGAGCAACATGGAGCCCATTTTCGAGAGCTACATCTGCGCCCTTCGGCGGCAGCTGGACTGCGTGTCCGGGGAGCACGTGCGGCTAGAGTCCGAGCTCTGCAGCCTCCAGAATGTGCTGGAGGGCTACAAGAAGAA ATATGAAGAGGAGCTCTCTCTGCGTCCCTGTGTCGAGAATGACTTTGTTGCCTTGAAGAAG GAGGTGGACACAGCCTTCCTGATGAAGGCTGACCTGGAGACCAATGCGGAGGCTCTAGTCCAGGAGATCGACTTCCTGAAAGGCCTGTATGAGGAG GAGATCTGCCTGCTGCAGTCCCAGATCTCCGAGACCTCAGTCATTGTGAAGATGGACAACAGCCGGGAGCTGGATGTGGACAGCATCATCGCCGAGATCAAGGCCCAGTATGACGACATCGCCACCCGCAGCAAAGCCGAAGCGGAGGCCTGGTACCAGTGCCGG TATGAGGAGCTGAGGCTGACAGCTGGGAACCACTGTGACAACCTCCGCAACCGCAAGAACGAGATTCTGGAAATGAACAAGCTGATCCAGCGGCTGCAGCAGGAAATTGAGACCGTCAAAGCCCAG CGCTGCAAACTCGAGGGCACCATAGCTGAGGCTGAGCAGCAGGGCGAGGCGGCTCTCAACGACGCCAAGTGCAAGCTGGCGGGGCTGGAGGAGGCCCTGCAGAAGGCCAAGCAGGACATGGCCTGCCTGCTCAAGGAGTACCAGGAGGTGATGAACTCCAAGCTGGGCCTGGACATCGAGATCGCCACCTACAGGCGCCTGCTGGAGGGCGAGGAGCACAG GCTGTGCGAAGGCATTGGGCCGGTGAACATCT CCGTGAGCAGCTCCAAAGGCGCTGTCCTATACGAGCCATGTGGCGTCAGCACGCCTATGCTGAGGACCGAGTACTGCCCAGGGGCCGCCAGCGTCCTCAGGAGCAGTGGGGGCTGCAGTGTCGTGGGCACCAGTGAACTCTACGTCCCCTGTGACCCCCAGGGGCTCCTGGGCTGTGGGGGCGGGCGCAGCTCCAGCGCAAAGCTCGGGGCTGGGAGCAGCCCCTGCAGCCACAAGTGTTAG